From Chryseobacterium salivictor, a single genomic window includes:
- a CDS encoding Sec-independent protein translocase subunit TatA/TatB gives MNTLTILALSWQHLLIVGIIILVFFGGKKIPEMMRGLGSGIKEFKDAVKEEDSKKTEEPKSNSSSTTP, from the coding sequence ATGAATACACTTACAATATTGGCACTTTCCTGGCAACATTTATTAATCGTCGGAATCATTATTTTGGTTTTTTTCGGTGGTAAAAAAATCCCGGAAATGATGAGAGGATTAGGTTCTGGTATCAAAGAATTTAAAGATGCTGTGAAAGAAGAGGACTCTAAAAAAACTGAAGAACCAAAAAGCAACTCCAGCTCTACGACCCCTTAA
- a CDS encoding DUF4254 domain-containing protein: MIFTETAWKVFNQSIIDYHITDNVDTPVNNPYSKDSLEHLLYAKNWIDTVQWHLEDIIRDENIDPTEALKLKRTIDDSNQKRTDLVEYIDSWFLEKYKNILPNVDAKINSETPAWAVDRLSILALKVYHMKLEAQRESASDEHRKNCSVKLNTLLEQQEDLSEAIDQLLFDIENGNIKMKVYKQMKMYNDESLNPILYQNVKKCVN; this comes from the coding sequence ATGATTTTTACAGAAACTGCGTGGAAGGTCTTCAACCAATCGATAATTGACTATCACATTACTGATAATGTAGACACTCCAGTAAATAATCCCTATTCAAAAGATAGTTTGGAACATCTTTTGTATGCAAAGAATTGGATTGATACCGTTCAATGGCATTTGGAAGACATAATTCGTGATGAAAACATCGATCCAACTGAAGCTTTAAAATTAAAGAGAACAATAGACGATTCCAATCAGAAAAGAACTGATTTGGTGGAGTATATCGACAGTTGGTTTCTAGAGAAGTATAAGAATATTTTACCAAATGTCGACGCTAAAATTAATTCGGAGACTCCTGCCTGGGCAGTAGATCGCCTGTCTATTTTAGCATTAAAAGTCTATCACATGAAACTTGAAGCTCAACGTGAGTCCGCAAGTGATGAGCACAGAAAAAATTGCTCCGTAAAATTAAACACTTTACTGGAACAGCAAGAAGATCTTTCTGAAGCAATTGACCAATTGCTTTTTGATATAGAGAACGGCAATATTAAGATGAAAGTGTATAAACAAATGAAAATGTACAATGATGAAAGTCTTAATCCGATCCTTTATCAAAATGTAAAAAAATGTGTAAACTGA
- the ribA gene encoding GTP cyclohydrolase II, translating to MLKIQAESNVPTEYGEFRMIAFSESDQDWMPHMAIIAKNTDFTKPINVRFHSECITGEVFHSKKCECGQQLDAAMNFMHKNGGIIIYLRQEGRNIGIINKLKAYALQEKGFDTVEANLELGLPADDRNFGVAIEILKILNVKEINLLTNNPQKLKFVTDSSIRLNKRIPLQMDSTKESEAYLKTKKDYFGHLLDDENSAH from the coding sequence ATGTTAAAAATTCAAGCAGAATCAAACGTTCCGACAGAGTACGGGGAATTTCGTATGATTGCATTTTCTGAATCTGACCAAGATTGGATGCCTCATATGGCAATTATTGCTAAAAACACCGATTTTACAAAACCGATTAATGTACGTTTTCATTCTGAATGTATTACCGGCGAAGTCTTTCATTCCAAGAAATGTGAGTGCGGCCAACAACTTGATGCGGCAATGAATTTCATGCACAAAAACGGCGGGATTATCATCTATTTAAGACAGGAAGGAAGAAACATCGGCATCATCAATAAACTGAAAGCTTATGCTTTACAGGAAAAGGGTTTCGATACGGTAGAAGCCAACTTAGAACTTGGTCTTCCTGCTGATGACAGAAATTTTGGTGTTGCAATAGAAATTTTAAAGATTCTAAATGTTAAGGAAATTAATCTATTAACGAATAATCCGCAAAAATTAAAATTTGTAACGGACAGCAGCATCCGCCTGAATAAAAGAATTCCTTTGCAGATGGACTCTACAAAGGAAAGTGAAGCTTATTTGAAAACTAAAAAGGATTATTTCGGTCATCTTCTGGATGACGAAAATAGCGCTCATTAA
- the deoD gene encoding purine-nucleoside phosphorylase, whose protein sequence is MSVHIAAKKGEIAKTVLQPGDPLRAKYIADNFLTDVKLVSKTRNVFYFTGLYKGKEVSVGASGMGIPSIGIYSYELFTEFDVDTIIRIGTCGAYTTDLKVYDLLNVEHAASESTYAKFAWEIEEDLLSHQGNTFGLINDSAKELALNLKATNIHTSDIFYRKNLALPEIATKYNCTAVEMEAFALFANAQYLGKNAATILTVSDVIPTGDQISADQRETALTPMIELALETAIKM, encoded by the coding sequence ATGAGTGTTCACATTGCAGCCAAAAAAGGAGAAATTGCTAAAACGGTTTTACAGCCAGGTGATCCTTTAAGAGCAAAATACATCGCCGATAATTTCTTAACGGATGTGAAATTGGTAAGTAAAACCAGAAATGTTTTTTATTTCACAGGACTTTACAAAGGGAAAGAAGTTTCCGTGGGAGCTAGTGGTATGGGAATCCCAAGCATCGGGATTTATTCCTACGAGCTGTTTACAGAATTTGATGTCGATACGATTATCAGAATTGGAACCTGCGGTGCATATACTACCGATTTGAAAGTTTACGATCTGTTAAATGTTGAACATGCGGCAAGCGAATCTACTTATGCAAAGTTTGCCTGGGAAATTGAAGAGGATTTGTTGTCTCACCAAGGAAACACTTTCGGGTTAATCAATGATTCTGCGAAAGAATTAGCTTTAAATTTAAAAGCAACAAATATTCATACCAGTGATATTTTCTACAGAAAAAATCTGGCACTTCCGGAGATTGCTACAAAATATAACTGTACGGCAGTAGAAATGGAAGCTTTTGCACTTTTCGCTAATGCACAGTATTTGGGGAAAAATGCGGCAACGATTCTCACGGTTTCAGATGTGATTCCTACAGGAGATCAGATTTCTGCCGATCAGCGGGAAACAGCATTGACGCCAATGATTGAGTTGGCTTTAGAAACAGCTATTAAAATGTAA
- a CDS encoding glycoside hydrolase family 3 protein, with the protein MKNIKIKASFFTTAFLCFNFIANAQYHPKNISPAETQKANQWVEKTYQTLSQDEKLGQLFIVALYTNKGEDYINNVRNIVVNDKIGGLILMQDDAAREINLVNEFQQKAKIPLMIGMDAEWGVYQRIAAAHKFPWALTLGAIQDKNLITEMAAKIAEDCKRMGVNWDFAPVVDVNTNPNNPIIGNRSFGSEVSNVISSALAYSNGLQNNNILAAIKHFPGHGDTDQDSHLDLPVVSHSLKRLNEVELAPFKALMDKGIGGVMVAHLYVPAFEKKEGVPASISKNIITGVLKEQLGYKGLIITDALNMGAVASRFKAGELDALAFEAGNDIMLFSQDVATGKKLIQQAIDKGQIPQQRVEESVKKILLTKYYLGLTQYTPGNPANINEDLNNSTHSEIVQKMYANALTLIKDDKKMLPLNCKETYYYVPLEEAPYQTFLDQLNLNNTIIVKKASEISTIPANSKVIVGFHKDNSSAYKPYLISAESKKILGDLSKNQNVILNVFGSAYALRDVEISSVSTVLVSYENNDDSMIATAKAFSGQTKIWGKLPVLVNERLKAGIGLELNSSSRIDLPLKN; encoded by the coding sequence ATGAAAAACATCAAGATAAAAGCCTCTTTTTTTACAACTGCATTCCTATGCTTTAATTTCATTGCAAATGCGCAATATCATCCCAAGAATATTTCACCGGCAGAAACCCAAAAAGCGAATCAATGGGTAGAAAAAACCTACCAAACGCTCTCTCAGGACGAAAAACTGGGACAGCTTTTTATTGTTGCATTGTATACCAATAAAGGAGAAGATTATATCAATAACGTGAGAAATATCGTCGTGAATGATAAAATCGGTGGGTTGATTCTGATGCAGGATGACGCCGCACGGGAAATTAATTTGGTGAATGAATTCCAGCAAAAAGCAAAAATCCCTCTGATGATTGGGATGGATGCAGAATGGGGCGTTTATCAAAGAATTGCTGCTGCACACAAATTCCCTTGGGCATTGACACTCGGAGCAATTCAGGACAAAAATCTCATTACAGAAATGGCGGCAAAAATCGCTGAAGACTGCAAAAGAATGGGCGTCAACTGGGATTTCGCACCGGTTGTGGACGTGAATACCAATCCCAATAATCCGATCATCGGAAACAGAAGTTTCGGTTCAGAAGTTTCTAATGTGATCAGCTCTGCTTTAGCTTATTCTAACGGATTACAAAATAACAACATCTTAGCAGCGATCAAACATTTCCCGGGACATGGCGATACCGATCAGGATTCACATCTGGATCTTCCCGTCGTTTCTCATTCTCTGAAAAGATTAAATGAGGTAGAACTCGCTCCCTTTAAAGCGCTGATGGATAAAGGAATTGGCGGCGTTATGGTCGCTCATCTTTACGTTCCTGCCTTCGAAAAAAAGGAAGGAGTTCCCGCCTCTATATCCAAAAATATCATCACCGGTGTTTTAAAAGAACAATTGGGCTACAAAGGTTTAATTATTACTGACGCGTTAAATATGGGTGCGGTTGCAAGCAGATTTAAAGCCGGCGAATTAGACGCATTGGCGTTCGAAGCAGGGAATGATATTATGCTGTTTTCTCAGGATGTGGCCACTGGAAAAAAACTGATTCAGCAGGCGATTGACAAAGGGCAAATCCCACAGCAGAGAGTTGAAGAAAGTGTAAAGAAAATTTTACTGACAAAATATTACCTTGGTTTAACCCAATATACACCGGGAAATCCGGCAAACATTAATGAAGATTTAAATAATTCCACGCATTCAGAAATCGTTCAGAAAATGTACGCAAATGCACTGACTTTAATTAAAGATGATAAAAAAATGCTGCCGCTGAACTGCAAGGAAACGTATTATTATGTTCCTTTAGAAGAAGCTCCGTACCAGACTTTTCTGGATCAGTTAAATTTAAACAATACCATCATTGTAAAAAAAGCTTCGGAAATTTCTACAATTCCTGCCAATTCCAAAGTAATTGTAGGCTTTCATAAAGACAACTCGTCGGCTTACAAACCTTATCTAATATCTGCAGAAAGCAAAAAAATTCTGGGTGATTTAAGTAAAAATCAAAACGTAATCTTAAATGTTTTCGGTTCTGCTTATGCTTTAAGAGATGTTGAAATTTCCAGTGTTTCTACAGTTTTGGTTTCTTATGAAAACAATGATGATTCGATGATTGCGACTGCAAAAGCGTTTTCGGGACAAACGAAAATATGGGGGAAACTTCCGGTTTTGGTGAATGAGCGTTTAAAAGCAGGAATAGGTTTAGAACTCAATTCCTCTTCCAGAATCGACTTGCCTTTAAAAAATTAA
- the bshA gene encoding N-acetyl-alpha-D-glucosaminyl L-malate synthase BshA: protein MKIGILCYPTYGGSGIVATELGMALADKGYEVHFISSALPARLDITNPNIFFHKVNVQTYPLFQYQPYDIALSSMIYRVVNLYKLDLLHAHYAIPYAYAAFTAKQMLKEEGKDVPLVTTLHGTDITLVGQHPSYKHAVEFSINQSDTITSVSESLKKDTLQLFKITKEIQVITNFIDNTEFKKDSICQRNHFATKDEKILIHVSNLRPVKRVQDVLQIFKNVNTKIKSMLIIIGEGPDMEIVNEFLEDHPDLIGKVRLLGKVNDLYKILQLSDVFLLPSEQESFGLAALEAMAAETPVISSNAGGIPEVNIQGETGYLTEIGNVEAMSNYTIKLLSDESLLAQMKKNAKEQALRFDLKNILPIYEKMYADTLNRFKI from the coding sequence ATGAAAATCGGAATTCTCTGTTATCCAACTTACGGTGGAAGTGGCATCGTTGCTACAGAACTTGGTATGGCGCTCGCTGATAAAGGGTATGAGGTACATTTTATAAGTTCTGCGCTGCCGGCAAGATTAGATATTACCAATCCCAATATTTTTTTCCATAAAGTAAATGTGCAGACGTATCCGCTTTTTCAATACCAACCGTATGACATTGCGCTTTCGTCGATGATTTACCGCGTGGTGAATTTGTATAAACTGGACTTACTGCATGCGCATTACGCAATTCCATATGCATATGCGGCGTTTACCGCCAAACAAATGTTGAAAGAAGAAGGAAAAGACGTTCCTCTGGTTACGACCCTTCACGGAACGGATATTACGTTGGTAGGTCAGCATCCGAGCTACAAACATGCTGTGGAATTCTCTATCAATCAATCAGATACCATCACAAGCGTTTCCGAAAGTTTAAAAAAAGATACTTTACAGTTATTTAAAATCACCAAAGAAATCCAGGTAATCACCAATTTTATTGATAATACTGAATTTAAAAAGGACAGTATCTGCCAGCGCAACCATTTTGCAACGAAAGATGAAAAGATCCTGATTCACGTTTCCAATCTTCGTCCTGTGAAGCGTGTGCAGGATGTTTTACAGATTTTCAAGAATGTCAACACAAAAATAAAATCAATGCTCATCATTATCGGCGAAGGTCCTGATATGGAGATTGTCAATGAGTTTTTAGAGGATCATCCGGATTTGATTGGCAAAGTTCGCCTGCTCGGAAAAGTAAATGATTTATATAAAATTCTGCAGCTTTCGGATGTATTTCTACTTCCGTCGGAACAGGAAAGTTTCGGTTTGGCGGCGCTGGAAGCGATGGCCGCAGAAACGCCGGTGATCAGCTCTAATGCCGGCGGAATCCCCGAAGTGAATATTCAGGGCGAAACCGGTTATCTCACCGAAATCGGCAACGTAGAAGCCATGAGCAACTACACTATAAAACTGTTGAGCGACGAAAGTCTTTTGGCTCAAATGAAGAAAAACGCCAAAGAACAAGCTTTAAGATTTGATCTAAAAAACATTCTGCCCATCTACGAAAAAATGTATGCCGATACGCTGAATCGTTTTAAAATATAG
- a CDS encoding DUF2851 family protein — protein MNEKLLQYLWNFKIFNSFDFKDVEGNELEILDFGRWNFDSGPDFLLAKIKTNGLVIAGNIELHVKSSDWIFHKHSGNPEFENIIAHVVFIHDVEIEEFKNKNIPTLELKDYIDENVFSKYKTLLQETQFIPCETIFNSKNFPINFHEETLLKKLDEKSIEIEESLKQHQNNYEAILFQQLVYAFGLKVNALIFKQLAESIDYKIFSKIRQNQTQLEALFFGICGWLDKPTDEQSKIWRREFEFLKVKYQLRDFYIHPKFSKLRPPNFPTVRLSQLASLYHQNQNLFSKLINAKNIDDIHQLFHKVKASEYWDNRFNFGKISSVNGKKTLTKDFVELVLINAVLPLKYTYHKSTDENIPDEILTIYQSIAAEKNTIIDQWKTLKVKPKNALETQSLLFHHRNFCEKKECLRCSIGIRLMNA, from the coding sequence ATGAATGAAAAACTGCTTCAATATTTGTGGAATTTCAAAATTTTCAACAGTTTTGATTTTAAAGATGTGGAAGGAAATGAGCTCGAGATCTTAGATTTCGGCAGGTGGAATTTCGACTCGGGACCGGATTTTCTTTTGGCAAAAATAAAGACGAACGGTTTGGTGATCGCAGGAAATATAGAGCTTCATGTAAAATCATCGGACTGGATTTTTCACAAACATTCGGGCAACCCCGAGTTTGAAAACATCATCGCCCACGTCGTTTTCATCCATGATGTTGAGATAGAAGAATTCAAAAACAAGAATATTCCGACCCTGGAACTGAAAGACTATATCGATGAAAATGTGTTTTCAAAATATAAAACGCTGTTACAGGAAACCCAATTTATTCCGTGTGAAACCATTTTTAATTCTAAAAATTTCCCCATTAATTTTCATGAAGAAACTTTACTGAAAAAACTAGATGAGAAATCGATTGAAATTGAGGAATCATTAAAACAACATCAAAATAATTACGAAGCCATATTATTCCAGCAACTGGTTTACGCTTTTGGTTTAAAAGTAAATGCGCTTATTTTCAAACAACTGGCAGAAAGCATCGACTATAAAATTTTCAGTAAAATTCGGCAAAATCAAACGCAGCTGGAAGCTCTTTTCTTCGGAATCTGCGGCTGGCTCGACAAACCGACTGATGAGCAATCCAAAATTTGGAGACGGGAATTTGAGTTTTTAAAAGTTAAATATCAATTACGCGATTTCTATATTCATCCGAAATTTTCAAAACTCCGGCCGCCGAATTTTCCAACAGTCCGGCTTTCGCAACTGGCGTCTCTGTACCATCAAAACCAAAATCTATTTTCAAAACTCATTAATGCGAAAAACATCGACGATATTCATCAGCTCTTTCATAAAGTGAAAGCCAGCGAATATTGGGACAACCGGTTTAATTTCGGAAAAATATCGTCTGTAAACGGCAAGAAAACTTTAACGAAAGATTTCGTTGAATTGGTGCTGATTAATGCCGTTTTACCTTTAAAATATACCTATCATAAAAGCACCGATGAAAATATCCCGGATGAAATTCTGACGATCTACCAAAGTATTGCAGCGGAGAAAAACACCATTATCGATCAGTGGAAAACATTAAAAGTAAAACCAAAAAACGCCCTTGAAACCCAATCTCTTCTTTTTCATCATCGAAACTTCTGCGAGAAAAAAGAGTGTTTACGCTGCAGTATTGGAATTCGGCTAATGAATGCTTAA